From Halomicrobium salinisoli, the proteins below share one genomic window:
- a CDS encoding S1 family peptidase produces the protein MPTLHAGDEIAREDRVPRTWKAHVEAVWTARERLGERLADLDGVVGLKVVRSDVEYGGRPGLRLGVELASGDAAVDLPEDVGGVPISVETALDRGLGACYNDADFDPVPGGVIVEAAEGGTFGTACCRVFDGGEPRLLTAAHLWKPCDRDRAVGSWTTQNGRDLGPIERYDQHRDVALVVPAELDLGDDIKLIGPERRPVGGAVSEWGLALFLTGDHEVEKIGTSSGRTTGRVTAMAVEEGWEQCVDFGGKGVEAEYRNVPGDSGGPVFYEHEGEAFLVSVQQMWLREVGTACGDRLAADRGRGTAAAHIRDQFGIRFAE, from the coding sequence GTGCCGACGCTGCACGCGGGCGACGAGATCGCTCGCGAAGACAGAGTGCCCCGGACCTGGAAGGCCCACGTCGAGGCAGTCTGGACCGCACGGGAACGGCTCGGCGAGCGGCTGGCAGACCTCGACGGCGTCGTCGGGCTGAAGGTGGTCCGCAGCGACGTCGAGTACGGCGGCCGCCCGGGCCTCCGGCTTGGGGTCGAACTCGCGAGCGGGGACGCGGCGGTCGACCTCCCGGAGGACGTCGGCGGGGTCCCCATATCCGTCGAGACGGCCCTGGACCGCGGGCTCGGTGCATGCTATAACGACGCCGACTTCGACCCGGTGCCCGGCGGCGTCATCGTCGAGGCCGCGGAGGGCGGCACCTTCGGCACGGCCTGCTGTCGCGTCTTCGACGGCGGCGAGCCGCGCCTGCTCACCGCCGCCCACCTCTGGAAGCCCTGCGATCGCGACCGCGCCGTCGGCTCCTGGACCACCCAGAACGGCCGCGATCTGGGCCCGATCGAGCGGTACGACCAGCACCGCGACGTGGCGCTGGTCGTACCGGCGGAACTTGACCTCGGCGACGACATCAAACTGATCGGCCCGGAGCGGCGGCCCGTCGGCGGCGCGGTCAGCGAGTGGGGCCTGGCGCTGTTTCTCACCGGCGACCACGAGGTGGAGAAGATCGGCACGTCGAGCGGGCGCACGACCGGTCGCGTGACCGCGATGGCCGTCGAGGAGGGGTGGGAGCAGTGCGTCGACTTCGGCGGGAAGGGCGTTGAGGCCGAGTACCGCAACGTCCCCGGCGACTCCGGCGGCCCGGTGTTCTACGAGCACGAGGGCGAGGCCTTCCTCGTGAGCGTCCAGCAGATGTGGCTCCGGGAGGTCGGTACGGCCTGCGGCGACCGGCTGGCGGCCGACCGCGGTCGCGGGACCGCCGCCGCCCACATCCGGGATCAGTTCGGGATCCGGTTCGCGGAGTGA
- a CDS encoding dihydrolipoamide acetyltransferase family protein yields the protein MFEFRLPDLGSGVDEGEILAWRVAPGDAVEAEQVLAEVETDKAAVDVPSPVAGTVRELRANAGDVVAEGDVIAAIEVADEAAAEAAEDLAPAGEGDGEAGDETAEAASGTAESDADGETATEGGVSAKGGRVFAPPNVRRLARELDVEIAAVEGSGPSGRVTESDVREAAERGDDEATDDGSADGPTSVVSRVGADDGEAADEEADDGEGDGPTSVVSRVGADDGGESDGESGPTSVVSRVSDGQARENGEGGAAAESESSAEAAGAADDATAAETVAGGAVEGVAPDRREPYDGARRAVGERLARARREIPHATHHETAVVPGLVRARERLRPLAEERDVTLTDMPFLLTAVAAALREYPVLNAKLDGESEEVVYEGVRNVGVAAATDADRTVPVVEDVDGKGLLALAAELEDLTARAREGTLDAAETETATFTVTDAGGEHADPVIRAPQTAVLAVGELRERPVAVSALPDGVDLDGEPGSGVVAAPTLPLSLAVDRRVVDAAEAARFLDALTGYLADPTRLLLE from the coding sequence ATGTTCGAGTTCAGGCTCCCCGATCTGGGGTCGGGAGTCGACGAGGGCGAGATACTGGCGTGGCGCGTCGCACCCGGCGACGCCGTCGAGGCAGAGCAGGTGCTCGCCGAGGTGGAGACCGACAAGGCCGCCGTCGACGTCCCCTCGCCCGTCGCGGGGACCGTCCGGGAACTGCGCGCCAACGCCGGCGACGTCGTCGCCGAGGGCGACGTGATCGCAGCCATCGAGGTCGCCGACGAGGCGGCCGCCGAGGCGGCCGAGGACCTCGCGCCCGCCGGCGAGGGCGACGGCGAGGCGGGCGACGAGACCGCCGAAGCGGCGAGCGGGACGGCCGAGAGCGACGCCGACGGCGAGACTGCGACCGAGGGCGGCGTCTCCGCAAAAGGTGGTCGCGTGTTCGCCCCGCCGAACGTCCGCCGCCTGGCGCGGGAGCTGGACGTGGAGATCGCCGCCGTCGAGGGGAGCGGACCGAGCGGGCGCGTCACCGAGTCGGACGTCCGCGAGGCCGCCGAGAGGGGAGACGACGAGGCGACCGATGACGGGAGCGCCGACGGCCCCACGTCGGTCGTCAGCCGCGTCGGCGCGGACGACGGGGAAGCGGCCGACGAGGAAGCGGACGACGGGGAAGGAGACGGACCGACCTCCGTCGTCAGCCGCGTCGGCGCGGACGACGGCGGGGAGTCCGACGGCGAGTCGGGACCCACCTCCGTCGTCAGCCGCGTGAGCGACGGACAGGCCCGCGAGAACGGCGAGGGAGGAGCGGCCGCCGAGAGCGAGTCGTCCGCCGAGGCGGCGGGAGCGGCGGACGACGCGACGGCCGCGGAGACCGTCGCCGGAGGGGCCGTCGAGGGGGTCGCCCCGGACCGCCGCGAACCTTACGACGGCGCGCGCCGGGCCGTCGGCGAGCGACTGGCCCGCGCCCGGCGGGAGATTCCCCACGCGACCCACCACGAGACCGCCGTCGTGCCCGGACTGGTGCGGGCCCGCGAGCGCCTGCGCCCGCTGGCCGAGGAGCGCGACGTGACCCTGACCGACATGCCGTTCCTGCTGACGGCCGTCGCCGCCGCGCTGCGGGAGTACCCGGTCCTCAACGCCAAGCTCGACGGCGAGAGCGAGGAGGTCGTCTACGAGGGCGTCCGCAACGTCGGCGTGGCCGCGGCGACGGACGCCGACCGGACCGTCCCGGTCGTCGAGGACGTCGACGGGAAGGGGCTGCTGGCGCTGGCCGCGGAGCTCGAGGATCTGACGGCGCGCGCCCGCGAGGGGACCCTCGACGCGGCGGAGACCGAGACGGCGACGTTCACCGTGACCGACGCCGGCGGCGAGCACGCCGACCCGGTGATCAGGGCGCCCCAGACCGCCGTCCTGGCCGTGGGCGAACTGCGGGAGCGGCCCGTCGCGGTCAGCGCCCTCCCCGACGGCGTCGACCTCGACGGCGAACCGGGGAGCGGCGTCGTCGCCGCGCCGACGCTCCCGCTCTCGCTGGCCGTCGACCGCCGCGTGGTCGACGCCGCCGAGGCCGCCCGGTTCCTCGACGCGCTGACGGGCTACCTCGCCGACCCGACGCGGCTGCTGCTGGAGTGA
- a CDS encoding ABC transporter ATP-binding protein produces the protein MSGSPHAVKTDDLAKRYRATTAVDGVDLRIPSRCVYGFLGPNGAGKTTTLRLLTGLVEPTSGSARVAGVDPADRARLVDRIGYLPETPPLYDELTGREQLRFAAAIRDRQWDDVADRALELCDALALSTDLDRRVDAYSTGMRRKLGFVQAAQHDPDVLFLDEPTSGLDPGVTRALRELIADAGSRGTVVLSTHVLSVVEAVADRVGVFDDGRLVAEGEPEAIADGRADGDVADGLERAFVELTEDERGRARREDGPAGRL, from the coding sequence ATGAGCGGGTCCCCGCACGCCGTCAAGACGGACGATCTGGCGAAGCGATACCGGGCGACGACGGCCGTCGACGGGGTCGACCTCCGGATCCCGTCCCGGTGCGTCTACGGCTTCCTGGGTCCGAACGGCGCCGGAAAGACGACGACGCTGCGGCTGCTCACCGGCCTCGTCGAGCCCACGTCGGGGTCGGCGCGCGTCGCCGGCGTCGACCCGGCGGACCGGGCGCGGCTGGTCGACCGCATCGGCTACCTCCCCGAGACGCCGCCGCTGTACGACGAGCTCACCGGCCGGGAGCAGCTCCGGTTCGCCGCGGCGATCAGGGACCGCCAGTGGGACGACGTGGCCGACCGCGCGCTGGAACTCTGTGATGCGCTGGCGCTCTCGACCGATCTGGACCGGCGAGTCGACGCCTACTCGACGGGCATGCGACGGAAGCTGGGGTTCGTTCAGGCCGCCCAGCACGACCCGGACGTCCTCTTCCTCGACGAGCCCACGTCCGGACTGGATCCGGGCGTGACCAGGGCCCTCCGGGAGCTGATCGCCGACGCCGGCTCGCGGGGCACGGTCGTCCTCTCGACGCACGTCCTCTCGGTGGTCGAGGCCGTCGCCGACCGCGTCGGCGTCTTCGACGACGGCCGGCTCGTCGCCGAGGGCGAGCCCGAGGCGATCGCCGACGGTCGAGCCGACGGCGACGTGGCCGACGGACTGGAGCGGGCCTTCGTCGAACTGACCGAGGACGAGCGCGGGCGGGCGCGGCGGGAAGACGGGCCCGCTGGACGCCTATGA
- the lpdA gene encoding dihydrolipoyl dehydrogenase, giving the protein MTAGDGPTETELLIVGGGPGGYVAAIRAAQLGVDTTLVEKEAFGGTCLNYGCIPSKALISGADVAHEAGDAEHMGIYADPAVDLSGMVEWKDGIVTRLTRGVESLCESEGVDLIEGTATFADEHAARVDRDEGEPVEIEFEHAVVATGSRPITVPGFEFDGERVLSSRDALSLESVPDRLLVVGAGYIGMELSTVYAKLGADVTVVEMLEEALPIYEDDVATLVRERAEDLGVDFRFGEAAQEWEETGDGMVVYTEDEAGERTAFEADRTLVAVGRQAVTDGLGLDALGLEPNEDGFLETDDRARTDLEHVFAVGDVTGEPMLAHAAMAEGEVAAEVVAGEPAALDHQAIPAAVFTDPEVATVGMTEAEAEEAGFDPLVGEMPLRASGRAMTLDERDGFVRVVADAETEFLLGAQVVAPEASELIAELALAVEMSATLEDVAGTIHTHPTLSEAVREAVLDATGDAVHTR; this is encoded by the coding sequence ATGACCGCCGGAGACGGACCGACGGAGACGGAACTGCTGATCGTGGGCGGCGGGCCGGGCGGCTACGTCGCCGCAATCCGCGCCGCCCAGCTGGGCGTCGACACGACGCTGGTCGAGAAAGAGGCGTTCGGCGGGACCTGCCTCAACTACGGCTGCATCCCCTCGAAGGCGCTGATCTCCGGCGCCGACGTGGCCCACGAGGCCGGCGACGCCGAGCACATGGGCATCTACGCCGACCCCGCCGTCGACCTGTCGGGGATGGTTGAGTGGAAAGACGGCATCGTCACCCGGCTGACCCGGGGCGTCGAGTCCCTCTGCGAGAGCGAGGGCGTCGACCTGATCGAGGGGACGGCGACGTTCGCCGACGAGCACGCGGCTCGCGTCGACCGGGACGAGGGCGAGCCGGTCGAAATCGAGTTCGAGCACGCCGTCGTGGCGACCGGGAGCCGGCCGATCACGGTGCCGGGCTTCGAGTTCGACGGCGAGCGGGTCCTCTCCTCGCGGGACGCGCTGTCCCTGGAGTCCGTGCCGGACCGCCTGCTGGTGGTCGGCGCGGGCTACATCGGGATGGAGCTGTCGACCGTCTATGCCAAGCTCGGGGCCGACGTGACCGTCGTCGAGATGCTCGAGGAGGCGCTGCCCATCTACGAGGACGACGTGGCGACGCTCGTCCGCGAGCGGGCCGAGGACCTCGGCGTGGACTTCCGCTTCGGCGAGGCCGCCCAGGAGTGGGAGGAGACCGGCGACGGGATGGTCGTCTACACGGAGGACGAGGCCGGCGAGCGGACGGCCTTCGAGGCCGACCGGACGCTGGTCGCCGTCGGCCGGCAGGCCGTCACCGACGGACTCGGACTCGACGCGCTGGGTCTGGAGCCCAACGAGGACGGCTTCCTCGAGACGGACGACCGCGCCCGCACCGACCTGGAGCACGTCTTCGCCGTCGGCGACGTGACCGGCGAGCCGATGCTCGCGCACGCGGCGATGGCCGAGGGCGAGGTGGCCGCCGAGGTCGTCGCCGGCGAGCCCGCGGCGCTGGACCACCAGGCCATCCCGGCAGCGGTGTTCACCGACCCCGAGGTCGCCACCGTCGGCATGACCGAGGCCGAGGCCGAGGAGGCCGGCTTCGATCCCCTCGTCGGCGAGATGCCGCTGCGGGCCAGCGGCCGGGCGATGACGCTCGACGAGCGCGACGGGTTCGTCCGCGTCGTCGCCGACGCCGAGACGGAGTTCCTGCTGGGCGCGCAGGTCGTCGCGCCCGAGGCCTCCGAGCTGATCGCCGAGCTGGCGCTGGCCGTCGAGATGAGCGCGACCTTAGAGGACGTCGCCGGCACGATCCACACCCACCCGACGCTCTCCGAGGCCGTCCGCGAGGCCGTCCTCGACGCGACGGGCGACGCCGTCCACACGCGGTGA
- a CDS encoding anti-sigma factor domain-containing protein, whose protein sequence is MTDDVSDSGSGEPTRRTGGRSAGATRRSFVKTIGAGALASGLGGGAAGVAAAQSGEMHRLELDLRDLPELSTGHYEGWAIFGEEKVSTGTFSAGGMHSFEVDRDLSAADRIAITIEPDDDPSEAPSGVVVLAGALEDGVADLSFPVDFTDVSGSYILATPTDGPESHETSGVWFLDPSGDGPSASLDLPELPGGWTYEGWVVHEGQPISTGRFDDPAMADDSAAYAGDENSPPPFPGADLIQNAPEGLEFPTDLTDGSSKVVVSVEPDIDGTDPTGPAPFSIKPLAGSVPADGTDHVSYDLDRKTDTLPSGTAMAASEPAPGEKHRLEVALTNLPDLSTGHYEGWAIFGEEKVSTGTFSTGGAHAFEVDRDLSEADKIVVTIEPDDDPSEAPSGVVVLAGPVHNNVAALRYPVDLWGAQGSYILATPTDGPDSHETSGVWFLEPGEDGPSASLDLPDLPDGWTYEGWVVHEGQPISTGRFDDPAMGDDSAAYAGDENSPPPFPGADLIQDAPDGLSFPTDLTDGSSKVVVSVEPDVDGTDPTGPAPFSIKPLAGSIPADGTDHTGYDLAQQMGTVPLGTARIKGNGSPAVPTVGVELMDAEVGTSGTATASIVLSEAPDGLSGFELDVSLGDPSVASIAGASYPEGYGPTADPEIADDGSSVSLEAADGSEMVQPGDADVELATVELTAESGGETDVAVAVQGIQAENGSPMATATTGGVLSVTAVEPIEGALPTDPDGDGLYEDLNGNGEVDFDDVVRYFKHMDEPVVTDHVAAYDYNGNGGIDYDDVVELFAET, encoded by the coding sequence ATGACGGACGACGTCTCAGACAGCGGCAGTGGGGAACCGACGCGACGAACAGGGGGACGGTCGGCGGGCGCGACCCGGCGGTCGTTCGTGAAGACCATCGGCGCCGGCGCGCTCGCGTCCGGGCTGGGCGGCGGCGCGGCCGGGGTCGCCGCCGCGCAGTCGGGCGAGATGCACCGGCTCGAACTCGACCTCCGGGACCTGCCGGAGCTATCGACGGGCCACTACGAGGGGTGGGCTATCTTCGGCGAGGAGAAGGTCTCGACGGGCACCTTCTCCGCCGGCGGCATGCACAGCTTCGAGGTCGACCGGGACCTCTCGGCGGCCGACAGGATCGCGATCACGATCGAGCCCGACGACGACCCCAGCGAGGCGCCAAGCGGCGTCGTCGTCCTCGCGGGCGCGCTGGAGGACGGCGTGGCCGACCTGTCGTTCCCGGTGGACTTCACCGACGTCTCGGGCTCGTACATCCTGGCGACGCCGACGGACGGCCCTGAGTCACACGAGACCAGCGGCGTCTGGTTCCTCGATCCCTCGGGCGACGGTCCGTCGGCGTCGCTGGACCTGCCGGAGCTGCCCGGCGGCTGGACGTACGAGGGCTGGGTGGTCCACGAGGGTCAGCCGATCAGTACGGGCCGGTTCGACGACCCGGCGATGGCCGACGACTCGGCGGCCTACGCTGGTGACGAAAACTCCCCGCCGCCGTTCCCCGGAGCGGACCTGATCCAGAACGCGCCCGAGGGCCTGGAGTTCCCGACCGACCTCACGGACGGGTCGAGCAAGGTCGTCGTCTCGGTCGAGCCCGACATCGACGGGACTGACCCGACGGGCCCGGCGCCGTTCTCGATCAAGCCGCTGGCCGGGTCGGTCCCCGCCGACGGCACGGATCACGTCAGCTACGACCTCGACCGGAAGACGGACACGCTCCCCAGCGGGACGGCCATGGCCGCGAGCGAGCCCGCGCCGGGCGAGAAACACCGGCTGGAGGTCGCCCTCACGAACCTCCCCGACCTGTCGACGGGGCACTACGAGGGATGGGCCATCTTCGGCGAGGAGAAGGTCTCGACGGGCACCTTCTCGACGGGCGGCGCCCACGCCTTCGAGGTCGACCGGGACCTCTCCGAGGCCGACAAGATCGTCGTCACCATCGAGCCCGACGACGACCCCAGCGAGGCGCCGAGCGGCGTCGTCGTCCTGGCCGGGCCGGTCCACAACAACGTGGCGGCTCTCAGGTACCCCGTCGACCTCTGGGGCGCGCAGGGCAGCTACATCCTGGCGACGCCGACGGACGGGCCGGACTCCCACGAGACCAGCGGCGTCTGGTTCCTCGAACCCGGCGAGGACGGCCCCTCGGCGTCGCTCGACCTTCCCGACCTCCCCGACGGCTGGACGTACGAGGGCTGGGTGGTCCACGAGGGTCAGCCGATCAGTACGGGTCGGTTCGACGATCCGGCGATGGGCGACGATTCGGCGGCCTACGCCGGTGACGAAAACTCCCCGCCGCCGTTCCCGGGCGCGGACCTCATCCAGGACGCGCCGGACGGACTGTCGTTCCCGACCGACCTGACCGACGGGAGCAGCAAGGTCGTGGTCTCCGTCGAACCGGACGTCGACGGGACTGACCCGACGGGGCCCGCGCCGTTCTCGATCAAGCCGCTGGCCGGGTCGATCCCCGCCGACGGGACCGATCACACCGGCTACGACCTCGCCCAGCAGATGGGCACCGTACCGCTGGGCACCGCGCGGATCAAGGGCAACGGCTCGCCCGCGGTCCCGACGGTCGGCGTCGAACTGATGGACGCCGAGGTGGGCACGTCCGGGACCGCGACGGCGTCGATCGTCCTCTCCGAGGCGCCGGACGGCCTGTCCGGCTTCGAGCTCGACGTCTCCCTCGGCGACCCGTCCGTGGCGTCGATCGCCGGCGCGTCGTATCCGGAGGGGTACGGCCCGACCGCGGACCCCGAAATCGCCGACGACGGCTCGTCGGTCTCCCTGGAGGCGGCCGACGGCTCGGAGATGGTCCAGCCCGGCGACGCGGACGTCGAACTGGCGACGGTGGAACTGACCGCCGAGTCCGGCGGCGAGACGGACGTCGCCGTCGCCGTCCAGGGGATCCAGGCGGAGAACGGGTCGCCCATGGCGACGGCCACCACCGGGGGCGTCCTCTCGGTCACGGCCGTCGAACCGATCGAGGGCGCCCTCCCGACGGACCCCGACGGCGACGGGCTCTACGAGGACCTCAACGGCAACGGCGAGGTCGACTTCGACGACGTGGTCCGCTACTTCAAGCACATGGACGAGCCTGTCGTCACCGACCACGTCGCGGCCTACGACTACAACGGCAACGGCGGGATCGACTACGACGACGTGGTCGAACTGTTCGCCGAGACGTAG
- a CDS encoding ATP-binding protein, whose product MADYPPSVYESVFYAIQNPALIIDYEFEIRDTNPAAVEFLNYESRSQLLGTPVTDVLLDEAILEDVADRVRRDERWSGECELVTSDDRVLYGSGSAVPIDVDGAPPLICGLFTDLTQRRRYTRSLRVLNRVLRHNIRNEVNVMYGHVERIAAQVEDEAAVDALRDGLEGLVDRADVARELDLLTTEKADGIVSTLRLDRHLDSAVASAEADFPEATFVYEGFEPVEVVADETVTRVVSEVLKNAVDHNDGDPHVRVSLSVDEETAVVSVADDGPGVPPERRDRIFGREEVDQLHHGNGLGLFFVDQMMDVYGGDVRVEDGPDGGAVFRLSFSRDRS is encoded by the coding sequence ATGGCAGATTACCCGCCAAGTGTGTACGAGTCGGTGTTTTACGCCATTCAGAATCCGGCTCTAATTATCGATTACGAGTTCGAAATCCGGGACACCAACCCGGCCGCAGTGGAGTTCCTCAACTACGAGAGCCGGTCGCAGCTGCTGGGGACCCCCGTCACGGACGTCCTCCTCGACGAGGCGATCCTCGAGGACGTCGCGGACCGCGTCCGGCGGGACGAGCGGTGGTCCGGCGAGTGCGAACTCGTGACCTCGGACGACCGCGTGCTCTACGGGTCCGGATCGGCGGTCCCCATCGACGTCGACGGCGCGCCCCCGCTCATCTGTGGCCTGTTCACCGACCTCACCCAGCGGCGCCGGTACACGCGTTCGCTCCGGGTGCTCAACCGGGTCCTCAGACACAACATCAGGAACGAGGTCAACGTCATGTACGGTCACGTCGAGCGCATCGCGGCCCAGGTCGAGGACGAGGCCGCCGTCGACGCCCTCCGCGACGGGCTCGAGGGCCTGGTCGACCGGGCCGACGTCGCGCGGGAACTGGACCTCCTCACCACGGAGAAGGCCGACGGCATCGTCAGCACGCTCCGGCTCGACCGGCACCTGGACTCGGCGGTCGCCAGCGCCGAGGCCGACTTCCCGGAGGCGACGTTCGTCTACGAGGGGTTCGAGCCCGTCGAGGTGGTCGCCGACGAGACCGTCACCCGGGTCGTCTCCGAGGTACTGAAAAACGCCGTCGACCACAACGACGGCGATCCCCACGTCAGGGTGTCGCTGTCGGTCGACGAGGAGACCGCGGTCGTGTCCGTCGCCGACGACGGGCCCGGCGTTCCCCCCGAGCGACGCGACCGGATCTTCGGCCGCGAGGAGGTCGACCAGCTCCACCACGGCAACGGCCTCGGGCTGTTCTTCGTCGACCAGATGATGGACGTCTACGGCGGCGACGTCCGGGTCGAGGACGGGCCCGACGGGGGCGCGGTGTTCAGGCTGTCGTTCTCGCGGGACCGCTCGTGA
- the lipA gene encoding lipoyl synthase: MSRARKPDWLKTRPPSGERFTEIKQSLRERDLHTVCEEANCPNMGECWSGGANAPPDAEAADAAEGGRDGPGTATFMLLGDRCSRGCNFCDVETGGMDPPDENEPEQVADAVADIGLDYVVLTSVDRDDLPDQGAGHFARTIEAIKERHPGILVEALVPDFRGEAELVQKVLDAGPDVFAHNVETVERLQWPVRDRRANYEQSLSVLRQAARDSECYVKTSLMLGVGEYAHEVYQALSDLRQVGVDVVTLGQYLQPSRSHLEVSEYVHPDAFDTWRRVAEEELGFLYCASGPMVRSSYRAGELFVEAVLDGEDPAEARRRARAGD, from the coding sequence ATGAGTCGCGCTCGCAAGCCCGACTGGCTCAAGACCCGACCGCCGTCGGGCGAGCGCTTCACCGAGATCAAGCAGTCCCTCCGGGAGCGGGACCTCCACACTGTCTGCGAGGAGGCCAACTGCCCGAACATGGGAGAGTGCTGGTCGGGAGGCGCGAACGCGCCTCCGGATGCCGAGGCGGCGGATGCCGCCGAGGGCGGCCGGGACGGCCCCGGGACGGCCACCTTCATGCTGCTGGGCGACCGCTGCTCGCGGGGCTGTAACTTCTGCGACGTCGAGACCGGCGGGATGGACCCGCCGGACGAGAACGAACCCGAGCAGGTCGCCGACGCCGTCGCCGACATCGGCCTCGACTACGTCGTGCTCACGTCGGTCGACCGCGACGACCTGCCCGACCAGGGCGCCGGCCACTTCGCGCGGACCATCGAGGCGATCAAGGAGCGCCACCCCGGCATCCTCGTCGAGGCCCTCGTTCCCGACTTCCGGGGCGAGGCGGAACTGGTGCAGAAAGTGCTCGACGCCGGACCGGACGTCTTCGCGCACAACGTCGAGACGGTCGAGCGACTCCAGTGGCCCGTGCGGGACCGTCGGGCGAACTACGAGCAGTCGCTCTCGGTGCTGCGGCAGGCCGCCCGCGACTCCGAGTGCTACGTCAAGACCAGCCTCATGCTCGGCGTCGGCGAGTACGCCCACGAGGTGTACCAGGCGCTCTCGGACCTCCGGCAGGTCGGCGTCGACGTGGTGACGCTGGGCCAGTACCTCCAGCCCTCCCGCTCGCACCTGGAGGTCTCGGAGTACGTCCACCCCGACGCCTTCGACACCTGGCGGCGGGTGGCGGAGGAGGAGCTGGGCTTCCTCTACTGCGCGTCCGGGCCGATGGTCCGGTCGTCGTATCGCGCCGGGGAGCTGTTCGTAGAAGCCGTCCTCGACGGCGAGGACCCCGCCGAGGCGCGCCGGCGGGCGCGGGCGGGCGACTGA